One stretch of Cohnella algarum DNA includes these proteins:
- the rimP gene encoding ribosome maturation factor RimP, translated as MSAPKIKSAVEELATPYLEENGFQLVDVEYVKEGGNWFLRVFVDKEGGIDIDDCGRISEYLSAKLDETDPIPDAYFLEVSSPGAERPLKKPEDVAKAVGRHVFITTYEPVDGAKEFEGRLDGFDGAMIRMTIGNRKQAIPYDKVASARLAIVF; from the coding sequence TTGAGCGCACCGAAAATCAAATCCGCCGTCGAGGAGCTGGCGACGCCGTATCTGGAAGAGAACGGCTTCCAACTGGTGGACGTGGAATATGTGAAGGAAGGCGGCAATTGGTTCCTGCGCGTATTCGTGGACAAGGAAGGCGGCATCGACATCGACGATTGCGGCCGCATTTCCGAATATTTAAGCGCGAAGCTGGACGAGACGGATCCGATACCGGATGCGTATTTTCTCGAAGTCAGTTCCCCGGGCGCGGAACGGCCGCTGAAGAAGCCCGAGGATGTGGCGAAAGCGGTCGGTCGTCATGTCTTCATCACGACATACGAGCCGGTAGACGGCGCCAAGGAATTTGAAGGAAGGCTGGACGGTTTTGACGGGGCGATGATCCGGATGACGATCGGAAACCGCAAACAGGCCATCCCTTACGATAAAGTGGCTTCGGCTCGCCTGGCCATTGTGTTCTAA
- a CDS encoding methyl-accepting chemotaxis protein gives MQDKKNRLMLQLAFAAAAINAAIFIFAQTMDPFRHGTGHGEATAAPGPAGGQYALLIVSMLVLGWGVFLFLRNRDHRLLPLVITLSLTFSSISMISGSGGGVEFHFSIFMVIAAVAYFENIKLVSLMTALFAVQHVWGFFFAPRLVFGTDSYPFLMLVVHAGFLILTSSATMLQIRSKQTITAQLEEEKRRHEESRSRLIRQVEGLSDHIRASSEIVTGKSDSNVRINREMMAAFEEVIGGLGNQILSVEQIETSLDTINRSIQNAIDSSEEMRRNAAATEEAAAESHEKVVRLQAQNEEVLRSMAEIFESMNALKQSVVRAQSMIGLIQEVAEQTNLLALNATIEAARAGEHGRGFNVVADEIRKLSDQSRRAADEIQDMLTSVQDESRFNFSLVERGQAAVRQSSAFIMEFADDFREIRQLIERLRQFISTVYETITAVNNGSSAVTGEMNQIASVIEQGISAMDELSAKSDILIQAAMEVDHEIKRLNGLSQELQKQFEP, from the coding sequence ATGCAAGACAAAAAAAATCGCTTGATGCTTCAATTGGCCTTCGCCGCCGCGGCGATCAACGCGGCGATCTTCATTTTCGCGCAAACGATGGATCCGTTCCGGCACGGAACGGGCCACGGAGAAGCTACGGCCGCTCCGGGACCGGCCGGGGGACAATACGCGCTCTTAATCGTTTCCATGCTTGTTTTAGGATGGGGCGTGTTCCTTTTTTTGCGCAATCGGGATCATCGTTTGCTGCCGCTTGTCATTACGTTGTCGCTGACGTTTTCCAGCATCTCGATGATCAGCGGGAGCGGCGGCGGAGTCGAATTCCACTTCTCCATCTTTATGGTGATCGCCGCCGTCGCCTACTTTGAAAATATCAAGCTCGTTTCGTTGATGACCGCCCTGTTCGCCGTTCAGCATGTTTGGGGCTTTTTTTTCGCGCCGCGGCTCGTGTTCGGGACCGATTCCTATCCTTTTTTGATGCTGGTCGTCCATGCGGGATTTCTTATTCTGACGTCGAGCGCCACGATGCTGCAAATCCGGTCGAAGCAAACCATTACGGCCCAACTGGAAGAGGAGAAAAGGCGGCATGAAGAAAGCCGGAGCCGCCTGATCCGGCAGGTCGAGGGCTTGTCGGACCACATTCGCGCTTCGTCGGAAATCGTGACGGGAAAGTCCGATTCGAACGTGCGGATAAACCGGGAGATGATGGCTGCGTTCGAAGAAGTGATCGGGGGTTTGGGAAACCAGATTTTGTCGGTCGAGCAGATCGAGACCAGCCTGGATACGATTAACCGTTCCATTCAAAACGCGATCGATTCATCGGAGGAAATGCGAAGAAACGCGGCGGCGACGGAGGAGGCGGCGGCGGAAAGCCATGAGAAAGTCGTTCGGCTGCAGGCGCAAAACGAAGAGGTGCTCCGGTCGATGGCCGAAATTTTCGAATCGATGAACGCCTTGAAGCAATCGGTCGTTCGGGCGCAAAGCATGATCGGGCTTATTCAAGAGGTCGCCGAGCAAACGAATTTGCTTGCCTTGAACGCCACGATCGAGGCGGCGAGAGCGGGCGAGCACGGCCGGGGATTCAACGTGGTGGCGGACGAAATCCGGAAGCTTTCCGATCAAAGCCGCCGCGCGGCCGACGAAATCCAGGACATGCTGACCTCCGTTCAGGATGAAAGCCGGTTCAACTTTTCGCTGGTCGAACGAGGACAGGCGGCGGTTCGCCAATCCAGCGCGTTTATCATGGAGTTCGCGGACGATTTTCGGGAAATCCGGCAGTTGATCGAGCGGCTGCGGCAGTTTATCTCGACCGTTTACGAGACGATAACCGCCGTCAATAACGGTTCCTCCGCGGTTACCGGCGAGATGAACCAGATCGCGTCGGTGATCGAACAAGGGATATCGGCGATGGACGAGTTGTCCGCGAAAAGCGACATCTTGATTCAAGCGGCGATGGAGGTCGATCACGAGATCAAGCGGCTGAACGGACTCAGCCAGGAGTTGCAAAAGCAGTTTGAGCCGTAG
- the nusA gene encoding transcription termination factor NusA — protein sequence MSMEFIEALSEIEREKGISKDVLIEAIEAALISSYKRNFNTAQNVRVDVNRTTGLIKVYARKTVVEEVLDPRLEISIEAARAINPHYQLEDIAEIEVTPRDFGRIAAQTAKQVVTQRIREAERGLIYNAFVDKEQDIVTGIIQRMDTRNLYVDLGKVEAALPLTELMPTDKFKQLERVKAYITKVENTSKGPQIILSRTHPGLLKRLFELEVPEIFDGTVEIRSVAREAGFRSKIAVHSRNPEVDPIGSCVGPKGVRVQTIVTELKGEKIDIVRWSEFVEEYVANALSPSKVLEVIVFEAEKMARVIVPDYQLSLAIGIKGQNARLAAKLTGWKIDIKSETQAEQEYGRPRTLTGEVMHQDSVTID from the coding sequence ATGAGCATGGAATTTATCGAAGCGCTCTCCGAAATCGAGCGCGAGAAGGGCATCAGCAAAGATGTCCTCATCGAAGCGATCGAAGCGGCTCTGATTTCCAGCTACAAGCGGAATTTCAATACCGCCCAGAATGTGCGGGTAGACGTCAACCGAACGACCGGCCTGATCAAGGTGTACGCGCGCAAGACGGTCGTCGAGGAAGTGCTCGATCCGCGCCTGGAAATTTCGATCGAAGCCGCCCGTGCGATCAACCCGCATTACCAGCTCGAAGATATCGCCGAAATCGAGGTGACGCCGCGGGATTTCGGGCGCATCGCCGCCCAAACGGCGAAGCAGGTCGTCACCCAGCGCATCCGGGAAGCGGAGCGGGGGCTGATTTACAACGCGTTCGTCGACAAGGAACAGGACATCGTCACCGGCATCATTCAACGGATGGATACGCGCAACTTGTACGTGGATCTCGGAAAGGTCGAAGCCGCCCTTCCGCTGACCGAGCTGATGCCGACGGACAAATTCAAGCAGCTCGAGCGCGTCAAGGCTTATATTACGAAAGTCGAAAACACGAGCAAAGGGCCGCAAATCATTTTGTCGCGCACGCATCCGGGACTGCTGAAACGGCTGTTCGAGCTGGAAGTTCCGGAAATTTTCGACGGCACGGTCGAAATCCGCTCCGTCGCGCGGGAAGCGGGCTTCCGCTCGAAAATCGCGGTCCATTCCCGCAATCCCGAAGTCGATCCGATCGGTTCGTGCGTCGGCCCGAAAGGAGTTCGCGTGCAGACGATCGTCACCGAATTGAAAGGCGAAAAAATCGACATCGTCCGCTGGTCCGAGTTCGTGGAGGAGTACGTCGCGAACGCTCTCAGCCCGTCCAAGGTGCTGGAAGTGATCGTGTTCGAAGCGGAAAAAATGGCCCGGGTCATCGTGCCCGACTACCAGCTGTCGCTCGCCATCGGCATTAAAGGGCAGAACGCGCGCCTCGCGGCGAAGCTGACCGGCTGGAAAATCGATATCAAGAGCGAGACGCAAGCGGAGCAGGAGTACGGCAGGCCGCGGACGCTGACCGGCGAAGTGATGCATCAGGACAGCGTGACCATCGACTAG
- a CDS encoding ISLre2-like element ISTco1 family transposase, producing the protein MSHFTTTMPTMKEIEQWIFRKMQEEFARAMKQVLEALDQQILEQRDRERYRVKDERETSVNTVFGNVRFKRRLYCDRRSGKHVYLLDQLLQFEGRGKVSPHLEETAIAFASQGPSYRDSAKRLEQLLGYNVLSHQAIREKLMERAQQPMPAVKRRAARVLFVEVDGLYTKLQRSKKRGMENAIAVVHEGWEKNGKRVQLKNKQHYLHTSGGDFWEGFGDFLVERYEIDENTWLVVNGDGAAWIGECTSYFHQCLYMLDRFHVARDLKRFVGHLPQVWETVRRSLAKQDAAALMAVLEGVSEQEIAEENRKDWKPYKRFLKRHEKHLDDYRKTLQAKGIDTSGMRPMGSAESQMRIFAKRTKRGGYSWSERGVRAMLRTMMRIQEAGTVVRTVEGQASKQATPQQSINMRQLLKNVTQPVKGCIAGMIRMLQGPKQSSTTGMALKALRG; encoded by the coding sequence GTGAGCCACTTTACCACAACAATGCCGACGATGAAAGAGATTGAGCAATGGATTTTCCGGAAAATGCAGGAGGAATTCGCTCGTGCGATGAAGCAGGTACTGGAGGCGCTGGATCAGCAGATCCTGGAGCAACGGGACCGAGAGCGTTATCGAGTAAAGGACGAGCGTGAAACAAGCGTCAACACAGTGTTCGGGAATGTGCGCTTTAAGCGGAGATTGTACTGTGACCGTAGAAGCGGCAAACACGTGTATCTGCTGGATCAGCTGTTGCAATTCGAAGGGCGCGGGAAAGTCAGTCCGCATTTGGAAGAGACAGCAATCGCATTCGCAAGCCAAGGACCGTCGTACCGGGACAGCGCAAAGAGGCTGGAGCAGCTTTTGGGCTACAATGTGCTGAGCCACCAAGCGATCAGGGAAAAACTGATGGAGCGTGCGCAACAGCCGATGCCAGCGGTGAAACGGCGCGCTGCCCGCGTGCTGTTCGTGGAAGTGGATGGGCTGTACACGAAGCTGCAGCGGAGCAAAAAGCGCGGGATGGAGAACGCAATTGCAGTCGTACACGAAGGCTGGGAGAAGAACGGCAAGCGGGTACAGCTGAAGAACAAACAGCATTACCTGCATACGAGCGGCGGCGACTTCTGGGAAGGGTTCGGGGACTTTCTGGTGGAGCGTTACGAAATCGACGAGAACACGTGGCTTGTGGTGAACGGAGACGGCGCGGCGTGGATCGGGGAATGTACATCCTACTTTCACCAATGTCTGTACATGCTGGACCGCTTTCATGTGGCGCGTGATTTGAAACGCTTTGTTGGTCATTTGCCGCAGGTGTGGGAGACCGTGAGACGGTCTTTGGCCAAACAGGATGCAGCCGCGCTTATGGCGGTCCTGGAAGGCGTGTCGGAGCAAGAGATAGCGGAAGAGAACCGGAAGGATTGGAAGCCGTATAAAAGATTTCTAAAGCGGCATGAGAAGCATTTGGACGACTACCGAAAAACACTCCAGGCGAAGGGGATCGACACAAGCGGTATGCGCCCGATGGGAAGCGCGGAATCGCAGATGCGTATATTCGCCAAGCGGACGAAGCGTGGCGGGTACAGTTGGAGTGAGCGAGGCGTCAGGGCGATGCTGAGGACGATGATGAGGATTCAAGAAGCGGGCACGGTGGTAAGAACGGTTGAAGGACAAGCGAGTAAGCAGGCAACGCCGCAGCAGTCGATAAACATGCGGCAATTGCTCAAGAACGTGACGCAACCGGTCAAGGGTTGTATCGCTGGAATGATTCGCATGCTGCAAGGACCGAAGCAAAGCAGCACAACGGGTATGGCACTCAAAGCACTTCGCGGATAA